A section of the Tenrec ecaudatus isolate mTenEca1 chromosome 10, mTenEca1.hap1, whole genome shotgun sequence genome encodes:
- the SLC46A2 gene encoding solute carrier family 46 member 2, translated as MSPESPCPMMGHLRRPQVRTWIEPVVASTQVAASLYDTGLLLVVKAHYGAGGWANHSASPSPRGTAEDAQQRAISNFYIIYNLVVGFTPLLSAYSLGWLSDRYHHKVAICVPLLGFLLSRIGLLLKLLFDWPLEVMFVAGALNGLSGGFTAFWSGVMALGSLGSSAGHRSVRLIFIDLILGLAGFCGSIASGHLFKQNPGHSRQGLVLAACSVSCATFSLCYSLLVLTVPESLAKSSKALAKVETVSGVVGSYRTLDPDQPEKPRVVGQPLPPEKAQPKQAVIVLLFVGAIIYDLSVVGTLDVMSLFVLRAPLSWTQVQMGYGMASGYIIFITSFLGVLVFSRCFQDTTMIMIGMVSFGSGALLLAFVKVTYMYFIARAIMMFALIPTTTIRSAMSKLVKGSSYGKVFVILQLCLALTGVVTSVAFNEIYQASMEKFPGTCFALSSFLSFLAIIPIGIVAHKQASWSKYTDITEK; from the exons ATGAGCCCCGAGTCGCCCTGCCCGATGATGGGCCACCTGCGTCGCCCCCAGGTGCGGACCTGGATCGAGCCCGTGGTGGCCTCGACCCAGGTGGCCGCGTCCCTGTATGATACGGGGCTGCTGCTCGTGGTGAAGGCGCACTACGGCGCCGGCGGCTGGGCCAACCACAGCGCCAGCCCGTCGCCCCGGGGGACCGCGGAGGACGCGCAGCAGCGGGCCATCTCCAACTTCTACATCATCTACAACCTGGTGGTGGGCTTCACGCCCCTGCTGTCCGCCTACAGCCTGGGCTGGCTCAGCGACCGCTACCATCACAAGGTGGCCATCTGCGTGCCGCTGCTGGGCTTCCTGCTCTCGCGCATCGGGCTGCTGCTCAAGCTGCTGTTCGACTGGCCGCTGGAGGTGATGTTCGTGGCGGGCGCGCTAAATGGCCTCAGCGGTGGCTTCACCGCCTTCTGGTCCGGGGTCATGGCCCTGGGCTCGCTGGGCTCCTCGGCGGGCCACCGCTCCGTGCGCCTCATCTTCATCGACCTGATCCTGGGCTTGGCGGGGTTCTGCGGGAGCATAGCGTCCGGACACCTCTTTAAGCAGAATCCCGGCCACTCGAGGCAGGGCCTGGTGCTGGCCGCCTGCAGCGTCAGCTGCGCCACCTTCAGCCTCTGCTACAGCTTGTTGGTGCTGACCGTGCCTGAGTCGTTGGCCAAGTCCAGCAAGGCCCTCGCCAAGGTGGAGACTGTGTCTGGCGTGGTTGGCTCCTATCGCACCCTGGATCCCGATCAGCCGGAGAAGCCGAGAGTGGTGGGGCAGCCCCTACCTCCGGAAAAAGCCCAGCCCAAGCAAGCCGTCATTGTCCTGCTGTTTGTGGGCGCCATCATCTATGACTTGTCCGTGGTGGGCACGCTGGACGTGATGTCCCTTTTTGTGCTGAGGGCGCCTCTCAGCTGGACCCAAGTGCAGATGGGCTACGGCATGGCTTCAGGCTACATCATCTTCATCACCAGCTTCTTGGGGGTCCTGGTGTTCTCTCGCTGCTTCCAGGACACCACCATGATCATGATCGGGATGGTCTCCTTTGGGTCTGGAGCCCTGCTCTTGGCATTTGTGAAAGTGACATATATGTACTTCATTG CCCGGGCTATCATGATGTTTGCTCTGATCCCCACCACAACCATCCGATCTGCAATGTCTAAGCTCGTAAAGGGATCCTCTTACG GAAAGGTGTTTGTCATCCTGCAGCTGTGCCTGGCTCTCACGGGGGTGGTGACATCTGTAGCGTTTAATGAGATCTATCAGGCCTCCATGGAAAAGTTCCCCGGCACCTGCTttgctctctcctccttcctgtcGTTCCTGGCCATCATCCCGATTGG